The proteins below are encoded in one region of Gloeocapsa sp. PCC 73106:
- a CDS encoding MarC family protein: MKIEAFVFTIFFLTLGPIKIIPAFSNLTRGMTLEFKRKVAIRGILIAIAICLYVMLLGEGILRNYRISLEALEIAGGIVLLISALNTIFFKIQPPRSSSSDLTALQLAISPVSSPIIIPPVGIAAILIFIMWAPRYPGMDFVIAKTLLMIMVLNFLVMFFIDIILKVPGLILILQILGSVLVFFQVALAIETILDAFKKLGVLKG, translated from the coding sequence ATGAAAATTGAAGCATTTGTCTTTACCATTTTTTTCTTGACCCTCGGTCCGATCAAAATCATTCCGGCTTTTAGCAATTTAACTCGAGGGATGACACTTGAATTCAAGCGAAAAGTTGCGATTCGGGGAATCTTGATTGCCATTGCCATTTGTCTCTATGTAATGCTGCTGGGGGAGGGTATATTGAGGAATTATAGAATTTCTCTGGAAGCTTTAGAGATTGCTGGCGGAATTGTTTTATTAATATCTGCATTGAATACGATCTTTTTTAAAATTCAACCACCTCGTTCGTCTTCATCTGACCTTACTGCTCTGCAATTAGCCATTTCACCCGTTTCCTCACCGATTATCATACCACCAGTGGGCATTGCTGCCATTCTGATTTTTATAATGTGGGCTCCTCGTTATCCTGGTATGGATTTTGTTATTGCTAAGACGTTATTAATGATAATGGTGCTAAACTTTCTGGTAATGTTTTTCATAGATATAATACTGAAGGTTCCAGGTTTAATACTGATACTTCAGATATTAGGTTCTGTACTGGTGTTTTTTCAAGTTGCCCTAGCGATCGAAACGATTTTAGATGCGTTTAAAAAGTTGGGAGTGTTAAAGGGATAA
- a CDS encoding nicotinate phosphoribosyltransferase produces the protein MGIDNLVLLTDSYKISHYRQYPAGTSEVYSYFESRGGAYNEVVFFGLQYYLKKYLSTRITQEQIEEAAAICTQHFGDASLFNRQGWEHILKYHDGYLPVSIKAVPEGMVIPTKNVLMTIENTDPAAYWLTNYLETLLVQVWYGCTVATNSREMKRHLLKALDRSGDPSTIAFKLHDFGFRGVSSVETAAVGGAAHLVNFMGTDTIAGIIMAREYYGAEMPGFSIPAAEHSTITSWTREQETAAYENMLEVYPEGFVAVVSDSYDIFNACRNIWGDTLREKVLTREGTLVIRPDSGDPREMLPLILATLGEVFPCTTNEKGYRALPSQVRLIQGDGVGPDTLPEILEAVMAAGWSIDNLSFGSGGGLLQRLDRDTLSFAFKCSSAVVDGKRRDVYKQPVTAPWKSSKRGRLKLVERDGSLLTVGSEETSREEDFLQEVYRNGRVLIEENFDIVRKRAEIVCI, from the coding sequence ATGGGAATCGACAATCTTGTGTTACTTACGGATAGTTATAAGATCAGTCACTATCGCCAGTACCCAGCAGGTACCAGTGAGGTATATTCTTACTTTGAATCTCGAGGAGGTGCTTATAACGAGGTGGTGTTCTTTGGCTTGCAGTATTATCTGAAGAAGTATTTAAGTACTCGGATTACCCAGGAACAGATTGAGGAAGCTGCAGCTATCTGTACGCAACACTTCGGAGATGCTTCTTTGTTTAATCGCCAAGGATGGGAGCATATACTAAAGTACCATGATGGGTATTTGCCCGTCTCCATTAAAGCGGTTCCCGAGGGGATGGTGATACCGACGAAGAATGTATTGATGACTATCGAAAATACTGACCCGGCTGCATACTGGCTCACTAACTACCTGGAAACCTTGTTGGTGCAGGTGTGGTACGGTTGTACGGTAGCGACCAACTCAAGAGAGATGAAGCGTCATCTATTAAAAGCACTTGATCGTTCTGGAGATCCCAGCACTATTGCTTTTAAATTGCATGATTTTGGCTTCCGAGGGGTGAGTTCCGTTGAGACTGCTGCTGTAGGAGGAGCAGCGCACTTGGTGAACTTTATGGGTACCGACACGATCGCAGGGATTATCATGGCTCGCGAGTACTACGGAGCTGAAATGCCTGGTTTTTCCATTCCCGCGGCTGAGCACTCTACTATCACATCCTGGACTCGGGAACAAGAAACAGCAGCCTATGAGAATATGTTGGAGGTATATCCTGAGGGTTTCGTTGCAGTTGTGAGCGATTCCTATGATATTTTTAACGCTTGTCGCAATATCTGGGGTGATACTCTACGAGAGAAGGTTTTGACTCGTGAGGGAACCTTAGTGATTCGCCCTGATTCTGGGGATCCTCGTGAGATGTTACCTTTGATATTGGCAACCCTTGGGGAGGTGTTTCCTTGCACGACGAATGAGAAGGGGTACCGGGCGTTACCGTCTCAGGTGCGATTAATTCAGGGCGATGGCGTAGGACCTGATACTTTACCAGAAATACTTGAAGCGGTGATGGCTGCGGGTTGGTCTATTGATAATCTGAGCTTTGGTTCCGGTGGAGGGCTTCTTCAGCGTCTTGATCGTGATACCCTCAGTTTTGCGTTTAAATGTTCGTCTGCTGTAGTCGATGGTAAGCGGCGCGATGTCTATAAGCAGCCGGTAACCGCTCCTTGGAAGAGCTCTAAACGCGGTCGGTTAAAACTGGTGGAACGCGATGGTTCGCTACTGACAGTTGGAAGCGAGGAGACTTCTAGGGAAGAAGATTTTCTGCAAGAAGTGTATCGTAATGGTCGGGTGTTGATTGAGGAGAATTTCGATATAGTAAGGAAACGAGCCGAGATTGTTTGTATTTAA
- a CDS encoding DUF4160 domain-containing protein, translating to MPEISRFLGIIITMYYNDYPPPHFHVRYNQQKAIVDIENLSVIEGQLTNIILGLVIEWAAIHKTELFANHQRARQQQPLEKIPPLE from the coding sequence ATGCCAGAAATTAGTCGTTTTTTAGGAATCATCATTACAATGTACTATAACGATTATCCACCGCCTCACTTTCACGTTCGCTATAACCAACAAAAAGCAATTGTTGATATAGAAAATCTGTCTGTTATTGAAGGTCAACTAACTAATATAATTCTTGGTTTAGTTATTGAATGGGCAGCTATTCATAAAACGGAATTGTTTGCTAATCATCAACGCGCCAGACAACAACAACCCCTCGAAAAAATTCCCCCATTAGAGTAA
- the ldpA gene encoding circadian clock protein LdpA, which produces MKTVLNSLKEGTWFKLICGASYQHLPAVRNLTLAYTLAGADCIDVAADPAVIVAAKSAIKVATSLGKTAQAKGFLYQNPPILMVSLNDGEDPHFRKAFFESTRCPVDCPRPCEQICPAGAISFSGVLAQQCYGCGRCLPICPHQLIEARSYVSTPGAIAPILYDMGIAAIEIHTQVGRNTDFHRLWQAIAPYQAQLQILAISCPDGENLREYLHSLAQIVKSFPGALIWQSDGRPMSGDIGLGTTHAAIKLAKKVLKAGLPGSVQLAGGTNNYTVTKLIEQNLLKTGDRSSHPYVAGVAYGSYARSLLLPILDELEALNPSLPHLEDYPSLLWQAVDLAHNLVSQIKQLEV; this is translated from the coding sequence GTGAAAACAGTATTAAACTCCCTCAAAGAAGGAACTTGGTTTAAACTAATTTGCGGCGCCAGTTATCAACATCTCCCGGCGGTGCGTAATCTGACTTTAGCTTATACTCTCGCAGGAGCAGATTGTATCGACGTCGCCGCAGATCCGGCGGTAATTGTCGCAGCTAAAAGCGCTATTAAAGTTGCTACATCTCTGGGGAAAACCGCCCAAGCTAAAGGCTTTCTCTACCAAAATCCTCCTATCTTAATGGTGAGTCTCAACGATGGCGAAGATCCTCATTTTCGCAAAGCTTTTTTTGAGTCAACCCGATGTCCCGTCGATTGTCCTCGTCCCTGTGAACAAATTTGTCCCGCAGGTGCTATCTCTTTTTCGGGAGTGTTAGCCCAACAATGTTATGGCTGTGGTCGCTGTTTACCCATATGTCCCCATCAATTAATTGAAGCTCGTTCTTATGTCTCTACACCCGGTGCGATCGCTCCTATTCTTTACGATATGGGAATTGCTGCTATTGAAATTCACACCCAAGTAGGACGAAACACCGATTTCCACAGATTATGGCAAGCGATCGCTCCCTATCAAGCACAACTGCAAATTCTCGCTATTAGTTGTCCCGATGGGGAAAATTTACGAGAATACCTGCATTCTCTCGCTCAAATCGTCAAATCTTTCCCTGGTGCTTTGATTTGGCAAAGTGACGGTAGACCGATGAGTGGCGATATCGGCTTAGGTACTACCCACGCGGCGATTAAATTGGCTAAAAAAGTACTCAAAGCGGGTTTACCTGGATCAGTACAGTTAGCAGGTGGTACTAACAACTACACCGTGACTAAACTGATAGAGCAAAATTTGCTGAAAACGGGCGATCGCTCCTCCCATCCCTACGTCGCTGGAGTCGCCTACGGTAGCTATGCTCGCTCTCTTCTACTCCCCATTCTCGACGAGTTAGAAGCCCTAAACCCTAGTCTACCCCATTTAGAAGATTATCCTTCTTTACTTTGGCAAGCTGTAGATCTAGCCCATAATCTCGTGTCTCAAATTAAACAGCTTGAAGTGTAG
- a CDS encoding arylsulfatase yields the protein MKLKFLKIVIFICLTLIITYYFRGANELKAEINKPNIIVILADDLGWNDVGFHGSEIKTPNLDKLAASGVRLERFYVKSVCTPTRAAFLTGRHPFRYGMSTGVIKPWDKVGLPLEEKTIAETLKEAGYYTAILGKWHLGHYQESFLPTSRGFDYHYGHYLGGIDYFTHNDDFLGALDWHRNRIHLKEEGYATDLIGQEAVKLINNHNYEQQPLFLYIAFNAPHTPLHAKTEDIEDYLTIDDEKRRVFAAQVQSMDEAIGKIIQSLENQQVCDNTFVFFVSDNGGSVMRANRGDNRPLRGGKNSLYEGGVRVPAIVSYPPKLSANQEINQIFSIVDLYPTLAKLAGVESVEGKQLDGLDIFAKHSRRDELLIQYRSSTSAAIIKDNYKLVLNGGYGESPYYGTVELFNLKTDPLETHNLAYVEPEKVKEITTLLERYEQEAQPSIIEGSYVEIPEDFIVPEVWSPEYLQR from the coding sequence ATGAAACTAAAGTTCTTGAAAATTGTTATCTTTATTTGTTTAACTCTAATAATAACCTACTATTTTAGAGGAGCAAATGAGCTAAAAGCAGAAATTAATAAACCTAATATTATTGTCATTTTAGCCGATGATTTAGGGTGGAATGACGTCGGGTTTCATGGTTCAGAAATTAAAACCCCTAATTTGGATAAATTAGCAGCTTCTGGGGTACGTTTAGAGAGATTTTATGTTAAATCGGTTTGTACTCCTACTCGGGCGGCATTTTTGACAGGAAGACACCCTTTTCGTTATGGAATGTCAACAGGTGTAATCAAACCATGGGACAAAGTCGGGTTACCTCTTGAAGAAAAAACAATTGCTGAAACTTTAAAAGAAGCTGGATACTATACAGCGATTCTAGGAAAATGGCATTTAGGTCATTATCAAGAGTCATTCTTGCCAACAAGTAGAGGATTTGACTACCATTATGGACATTATTTAGGTGGAATTGATTACTTTACTCACAATGATGATTTTCTCGGTGCTTTAGATTGGCACAGAAATAGAATACATCTAAAAGAGGAAGGATACGCTACAGATTTAATCGGTCAAGAAGCGGTTAAACTGATTAATAATCATAATTATGAACAACAACCTTTGTTTCTTTATATTGCTTTTAATGCTCCTCACACTCCTCTACACGCTAAAACAGAAGATATTGAAGATTATCTAACTATTGACGATGAAAAAAGAAGGGTTTTTGCGGCACAAGTGCAATCGATGGATGAGGCGATCGGCAAAATCATTCAATCACTAGAAAATCAACAAGTATGTGACAATACATTTGTATTTTTTGTCAGTGATAATGGTGGTTCAGTTATGAGAGCAAATAGAGGGGATAATCGTCCTTTAAGAGGGGGAAAAAATAGTTTATATGAAGGAGGAGTTAGAGTCCCTGCGATTGTTTCTTATCCTCCCAAATTATCAGCAAACCAGGAAATAAATCAAATATTCTCTATTGTAGATTTATATCCTACTCTAGCTAAATTAGCCGGTGTTGAGTCGGTTGAGGGTAAACAACTAGATGGTTTAGATATATTTGCAAAACATTCCAGAAGAGATGAACTATTGATTCAATACAGATCTTCTACTTCAGCCGCTATCATTAAAGATAATTATAAATTAGTTTTAAATGGGGGTTATGGGGAATCGCCTTATTATGGAACTGTAGAATTATTTAATTTGAAAACAGATCCATTAGAAACTCATAATTTAGCTTATGTTGAACCGGAAAAAGTTAAAGAAATAACAACATTATTGGAGCGTTATGAACAAGAAGCTCAACCCTCTATCATAGAAGGATCTTATGTGGAAATACCTGAGGATTTTATCGTACCAGAGGTTTGGTCACCTGAATACTTACAACGCTAA
- a CDS encoding DUF2442 domain-containing protein: MLKDIIEVKPGRQYQLYLKFEDGQEGTIDINEIIEFTGIFRPLKDLRYFQEVKLNPEWGTIYWENGADFDPDVLYSLITGQPLLIDQAK; this comes from the coding sequence ATGTTAAAAGATATCATTGAGGTTAAACCTGGGAGACAATATCAGCTCTATCTTAAATTTGAAGATGGACAAGAAGGAACTATAGATATTAATGAAATTATTGAATTTACAGGCATATTTCGACCGTTAAAAGATTTACGATATTTCCAAGAAGTAAAGCTCAATCCAGAATGGGGAACAATCTATTGGGAAAATGGCGCAGACTTTGATCCAGATGTCTTGTACTCTTTAATAACAGGTCAACCTCTGCTAATTGATCAAGCAAAATAA
- a CDS encoding arylsulfatase, giving the protein MKLKFLRIVIFICLTLTITYYFRGANNLKAEINKPNIIVILADDLGWNDVGFHGSEIKTTNLDKLAVSGVRLERFYVKAMCTPTRAAFLTGRHPFRYGMSAINVTPWSETGLPLEEKTIAETLKEAGYYTAILGKWHLGHYQESYLPTSRGFDYHYGHYLAGIDYFTHKSGDGLDWHRNNNPVYIEGYSTDLIAQDAVQLINNHDYHKNPLFLYIAFNAPHIPLQAKAEDLEDYLTIEDEQRRLFAAQVQSMDEAIGSIIQSLQAKQVWNNTLLVFTSDNGGEIVANDIRFTGRGDNRPLRGGKRNLYEGGVRVPTIISYPGHLSSGKTVEQMFSIVDLYPTFAKLAGLKINQEQQIDGVDILESIAEKNTNRDELLIQYRDTSAAIIKGDYKLIKNGFDPFPIPYYDSWELFNIKDDPLETHNLVHSEPDKVAAIEKILEQYEGKVKPAIAQSKPADFVVPKIWSPEYLQNNQRY; this is encoded by the coding sequence ATGAAACTAAAGTTCTTGAGAATTGTTATCTTTATTTGTTTAACTTTAACAATAACTTACTATTTTAGAGGAGCAAATAATCTGAAAGCAGAAATCAATAAACCCAATATCATTGTCATTTTAGCCGATGATTTGGGGTGGAATGACGTGGGGTTTCATGGTTCAGAAATTAAAACCACTAATCTAGATAAATTAGCAGTTTCAGGGGTGCGTTTAGAGAGATTTTATGTTAAAGCTATGTGTACTCCTACGCGAGCCGCATTTTTAACTGGTAGACATCCTTTTCGTTATGGAATGTCGGCGATCAACGTTACACCATGGTCTGAAACAGGTTTACCTTTGGAAGAAAAAACAATCGCTGAAACTTTAAAAGAAGCCGGATACTATACAGCGATTCTAGGAAAATGGCATTTAGGTCATTATCAAGAATCATACCTACCAACAAGTAGAGGATTTGACTATCATTACGGACATTACTTAGCAGGAATTGATTATTTCACCCATAAGTCTGGGGATGGTTTAGATTGGCATAGAAATAATAATCCTGTATATATCGAAGGTTATAGCACAGATTTAATCGCTCAAGATGCGGTTCAACTAATTAATAATCACGACTATCATAAAAATCCTTTATTTCTCTATATCGCTTTTAATGCGCCTCATATTCCTCTACAAGCTAAAGCAGAAGATTTAGAAGATTATTTAACTATAGAAGATGAACAAAGAAGACTTTTTGCGGCACAGGTTCAGTCTATGGACGAAGCAATAGGAAGCATAATTCAATCACTGCAAGCAAAGCAAGTATGGAATAACACACTATTAGTTTTTACTAGCGATAATGGTGGGGAAATTGTCGCCAATGACATTAGATTTACCGGTAGAGGGGATAATCGCCCTTTACGTGGAGGTAAGCGCAACCTATACGAAGGTGGAGTGAGAGTACCCACAATTATCTCATATCCTGGACATTTATCATCTGGTAAAACTGTTGAGCAAATGTTTTCAATTGTTGATTTATATCCAACCTTTGCTAAACTAGCAGGTTTAAAGATTAATCAAGAGCAGCAAATTGACGGTGTGGATATATTGGAAAGTATCGCGGAAAAAAATACTAATCGCGATGAACTGCTCATTCAATATAGAGATACATCTGCAGCTATAATTAAAGGCGATTATAAACTAATTAAAAATGGCTTTGACCCTTTTCCTATTCCATACTATGATTCTTGGGAACTGTTTAATATTAAAGATGATCCATTAGAAACACACAATTTAGTTCATTCTGAACCCGATAAAGTTGCCGCAATAGAAAAGATATTAGAGCAATACGAAGGAAAAGTTAAACCGGCGATCGCTCAGTCAAAACCCGCTGATTTTGTTGTCCCTAAAATTTGGTCACCCGAATACTTGCAAAACAACCAGAGGTATTGA
- a CDS encoding Uma2 family endonuclease yields the protein MISPLVYPDEIIFPEGDFWSDEPPLETYLHLQQIIILLKSLEWLWQERQDFFAAGNLSIYYKPNQEKSAQSRGPDFFVVLGTERRLDRKSWVVWQEGGKYPDVIVEILSESTAKIDKNEKKQIYQNIFRTPNYFWFDPLTLEFQGFRLVEGQYQPIEPNERGWMWSNPLGLYLGVYQQQLRYFTQVGELVPMAEEVVQQARIEAQQAQIEAQQAQIEVQQAQEKAEQERQEKELAQQQVEQLKAQLRALGIEYQ from the coding sequence ATGATTTCTCCCTTAGTATACCCAGATGAGATAATTTTTCCCGAAGGCGATTTCTGGAGTGATGAACCCCCCTTGGAAACTTACTTACACCTACAACAAATTATTATCCTACTTAAATCCCTAGAATGGTTATGGCAAGAACGTCAAGATTTTTTTGCCGCAGGGAATCTAAGCATATACTATAAGCCCAATCAGGAAAAATCCGCACAATCTCGTGGACCCGATTTTTTTGTAGTTTTAGGAACCGAAAGAAGATTAGATCGGAAAAGTTGGGTAGTTTGGCAAGAAGGGGGAAAATATCCAGATGTGATTGTAGAAATTCTCTCAGAGAGCACAGCAAAGATAGATAAGAACGAGAAAAAACAGATTTATCAAAACATTTTTCGCACACCGAATTATTTTTGGTTTGACCCGTTAACCTTAGAATTTCAAGGGTTTAGGTTAGTAGAAGGACAATATCAACCCATCGAACCCAATGAGCGGGGGTGGATGTGGAGTAATCCTCTAGGGTTATATTTGGGGGTTTATCAGCAACAACTACGTTACTTTACGCAGGTGGGAGAGTTGGTACCCATGGCAGAAGAAGTAGTCCAACAAGCCCGGATTGAAGCTCAACAAGCCCAGATTGAGGCTCAACAAGCCCAGATTGAAGTCCAACAAGCCCAGGAAAAAGCAGAACAAGAGCGCCAAGAAAAAGAGTTGGCTCAACAACAGGTAGAACAATTAAAAGCACAACTGAGAGCATTAGGAATAGAGTATCAATAG